The Globicephala melas chromosome 13, mGloMel1.2, whole genome shotgun sequence genome includes a region encoding these proteins:
- the MEP1B gene encoding meprin A subunit beta isoform X1 — MGIIIIYLLYVFVSQPTPEIFDVDGGIDQDIFDINEDLGLDLFEGDIRLDGVQERNSIVGESYRWPHTIPYVLDDSLEMNARGVILNAFERYRLKTCIDFKPWSGEPNYISVFKGSGCWSSVGNRRVGKQELSIGKGCDRIATVQHEFLHALGFWHEQSRSDRDDYVSIIWDRILSGKKNNFESYDDRQTDSLNVPYDYSSVMHYSKTAFQNGSEPTIVTRIPDFMDVIGQRMDFSDSDILKLNQLYNCSSSLSFMESCDFELENVCGMIQSSEDSADWQRVSQVPEGPESDHSNMGRCKGSGFFMHFNRSSVNEGATAMLGSRILYPKRGFQCLQFFLYNSGSEYDQLNIYVREYSAASVNRTLTLVEEIKDVPIGSWQLYHVTLKVTNKFRVVFGGVRGAGASRGGLSIDDINLSETQCPHHVWHIRNFTQLIGSPSGSVYSPSFYSSKGYAFQIRLNLSSLPNVGMYFHLISGANDDQLEWPCPWQQVTMTILDQNPDIRQRMSNKRSITTDPFMTTGNGDYFWDRPSKVGVQDFFPNGTQFQRGRGYGYSVFMTHERLKSRDFMKGDAVYILLTVEDISHLNTTQNEPIPTLGVNDLCTNFKCENDGVCILHNGKAECRCPSGEDWWYMGERCEKRGSTRDTIVIAVSSTVAVFAVMLVITLVSVYCTRKKYHQETSSKTANMTLENQHAL, encoded by the exons ATGGGCATCATAATAATATATCTTTTGTATGTGTTTGTTTCCCAGCCAACCCCAGAAATCTTTG ATGTAGATGGTGGAATTGACCAGGATATATTTGATATCAATGAag ATTTGGGACTGGATCTTTTTGAGGGAGACATCAGACTTGATGGG GTACAAGAAAGAAATTCCATCGTTGGAGAAAGTTATAGATGGCCTCATACTATTCCATATGTTCTAGACGATAGCTTGG aaaTGAATGCCAGGGGAGTTATCCTCAATGCATTTGAACGCTATCGCCTAAAAACATGCATTGACTTCAAGCCTTGGTCTGGAGAACCCAACTATATATCAGTGTTCAAGGGCAGTGG CTGCTGGTCTTCAGTGGGAAATAGGCGCGTTGGGAAGCAAGAACTCTCCATCGGAAAGGGCTGTGACAGAATAGCAACAGTGCAACATGAGTTTCTCCACGCACTGGGATTCTGGCATGAACAGTCTCGGTCTGATCGGGATGACTATGTCAGCATAATTTGGGACAGAATCCTTTCAG GCAAAAAGAACAATTTTGAATCCTATGATGACCGACAAACAGACTCCCTGAATGTTCCCTATGATTACAGCTCAGTGATGCACTATAGTAAAACTGCATTCCAGAATGGATCAGAACCAACAATTGTGACAAGAATCCCAGACTTCATGGATGTGATCGGCCAACGAATGGATTTCAGTGACTCTGATATCTTAAAGCTGAATCAACTGTATAACTGCT CCTCTTCCTTGAGCTTTATGGAGTCGTGCGATTTTGAACTGGAAAATGTGTGTGGTATGATTCAAAGTTCAGAAGATAGTGCTGACTGGCAACGGGTCTCCCAGGTTCCCGAGGGGCCAGAGAGTGATCACTCCAACATGGGCCGGTGCAAAG GTTCTGGTTTCTTCATGCATTTCAACAGGAGCTCTGTAAATGAGGGGGCCACAGCAATGCTGGGAAGTAGAATACTATACCCTAAACGAGGATTTCAGTGCttgcaattttttttatataacagTGGAAGTGAATATGACCAACTGAACATCTATGTCAGGGAATATTCTGCAGCCAGTGTGAACAGGACTCTGACCCTtgtggaagaaataaaag ATGTACCCATCGGGAGCTGGCAGCTTTACCACGTAACACTGAAAGTGACCAACAAATTTAGAGTGGTATTTGGAGGCGTCAGAGGCGCTGGTGCCTCACGGGGTGGCCTGTCTATTGATGACATCAATCTTTCAGAAACACAGTGCCCTCATCATGTCTGGCATATAAGGAACTTCACACAGCTCATTGGCAGCCCCAGTGGATCTGTCTACAGTCcttcattttattcttctaaaGGCTATGCCTTTCAGATTCGCTTGAATCTAAGTAGTTTGCCTAATGTAGGAATGTATTTCCACTTGATCTCTGGAGCCAATGATGATCAATTAGAGTGGCCATGTCCTTGGCAACAAGTCACGATGACCATCTTGGATCAAAATCCTGACATTCGGCAGCGTATGTCCAACAAGCGGAGTATAACTACAGACCCATTTATGACCACCG GTAATGGAGACTATTTTTGGGACAGGCCTTCCAAAGTGGGAGTACAAGATTTTTTCCCTAATGGAACTCAGTTTCAAAGAGGTAGGGGCTATGGATACAGTGTCTTTATGACCCATGAGAGGCTGAAAAGCAGAGATTTTATGAAAGGAGATGCTGTTTATATCCTCCTGACAGTGGAAG ACATATCCCACCTTAATACTACACAAAATGAGCCAATCCCGACCTTGGGCGTCAATGACCTTTGCACAAACTTTAAATGTGAGAATGATGGCGTTTGCATTCTCCATAATGGCAAAGCTGAGTGCAG GTGTCCGTCAGGGGAAGACTGGTGG
- the MEP1B gene encoding meprin A subunit beta isoform X3 has product MDSWYLPSFLFFAALQVFGLPTPEIFDVDGGIDQDIFDINEDLGLDLFEGDIRLDGVQERNSIVGESYRWPHTIPYVLDDSLEMNARGVILNAFERYRLKTCIDFKPWSGEPNYISVFKGSGCWSSVGNRRVGKQELSIGKGCDRIATVQHEFLHALGFWHEQSRSDRDDYVSIIWDRILSGKKNNFESYDDRQTDSLNVPYDYSSVMHYSKTAFQNGSEPTIVTRIPDFMDVIGQRMDFSDSDILKLNQLYNCSSSLSFMESCDFELENVCGMIQSSEDSADWQRVSQVPEGPESDHSNMGRCKGSGFFMHFNRSSVNEGATAMLGSRILYPKRGFQCLQFFLYNSGSEYDQLNIYVREYSAASVNRTLTLVEEIKDVPIGSWQLYHVTLKVTNKFRVVFGGVRGAGASRGGLSIDDINLSETQCPHHVWHIRNFTQLIGSPSGSVYSPSFYSSKGYAFQIRLNLSSLPNVGMYFHLISGANDDQLEWPCPWQQVTMTILDQNPDIRQRMSNKRSITTDPFMTTGNGDYFWDRPSKVGVQDFFPNGTQFQRGRGYGYSVFMTHERLKSRDFMKGDAVYILLTVEDISHLNTTQNEPIPTLGVNDLCTNFKCENDGVCILHNGKAECRCPSGEDWWYMGERCEKRGSTRDTIVIAVSSTVAVFAVMLVITLVSVYCTRKKYHQETSSKTANMTLENQHAL; this is encoded by the exons ATGGATTCTTGGtatctgccttcatttcttttctttgctgccCTCCAGGTTTTTGGCTTG CCAACCCCAGAAATCTTTG ATGTAGATGGTGGAATTGACCAGGATATATTTGATATCAATGAag ATTTGGGACTGGATCTTTTTGAGGGAGACATCAGACTTGATGGG GTACAAGAAAGAAATTCCATCGTTGGAGAAAGTTATAGATGGCCTCATACTATTCCATATGTTCTAGACGATAGCTTGG aaaTGAATGCCAGGGGAGTTATCCTCAATGCATTTGAACGCTATCGCCTAAAAACATGCATTGACTTCAAGCCTTGGTCTGGAGAACCCAACTATATATCAGTGTTCAAGGGCAGTGG CTGCTGGTCTTCAGTGGGAAATAGGCGCGTTGGGAAGCAAGAACTCTCCATCGGAAAGGGCTGTGACAGAATAGCAACAGTGCAACATGAGTTTCTCCACGCACTGGGATTCTGGCATGAACAGTCTCGGTCTGATCGGGATGACTATGTCAGCATAATTTGGGACAGAATCCTTTCAG GCAAAAAGAACAATTTTGAATCCTATGATGACCGACAAACAGACTCCCTGAATGTTCCCTATGATTACAGCTCAGTGATGCACTATAGTAAAACTGCATTCCAGAATGGATCAGAACCAACAATTGTGACAAGAATCCCAGACTTCATGGATGTGATCGGCCAACGAATGGATTTCAGTGACTCTGATATCTTAAAGCTGAATCAACTGTATAACTGCT CCTCTTCCTTGAGCTTTATGGAGTCGTGCGATTTTGAACTGGAAAATGTGTGTGGTATGATTCAAAGTTCAGAAGATAGTGCTGACTGGCAACGGGTCTCCCAGGTTCCCGAGGGGCCAGAGAGTGATCACTCCAACATGGGCCGGTGCAAAG GTTCTGGTTTCTTCATGCATTTCAACAGGAGCTCTGTAAATGAGGGGGCCACAGCAATGCTGGGAAGTAGAATACTATACCCTAAACGAGGATTTCAGTGCttgcaattttttttatataacagTGGAAGTGAATATGACCAACTGAACATCTATGTCAGGGAATATTCTGCAGCCAGTGTGAACAGGACTCTGACCCTtgtggaagaaataaaag ATGTACCCATCGGGAGCTGGCAGCTTTACCACGTAACACTGAAAGTGACCAACAAATTTAGAGTGGTATTTGGAGGCGTCAGAGGCGCTGGTGCCTCACGGGGTGGCCTGTCTATTGATGACATCAATCTTTCAGAAACACAGTGCCCTCATCATGTCTGGCATATAAGGAACTTCACACAGCTCATTGGCAGCCCCAGTGGATCTGTCTACAGTCcttcattttattcttctaaaGGCTATGCCTTTCAGATTCGCTTGAATCTAAGTAGTTTGCCTAATGTAGGAATGTATTTCCACTTGATCTCTGGAGCCAATGATGATCAATTAGAGTGGCCATGTCCTTGGCAACAAGTCACGATGACCATCTTGGATCAAAATCCTGACATTCGGCAGCGTATGTCCAACAAGCGGAGTATAACTACAGACCCATTTATGACCACCG GTAATGGAGACTATTTTTGGGACAGGCCTTCCAAAGTGGGAGTACAAGATTTTTTCCCTAATGGAACTCAGTTTCAAAGAGGTAGGGGCTATGGATACAGTGTCTTTATGACCCATGAGAGGCTGAAAAGCAGAGATTTTATGAAAGGAGATGCTGTTTATATCCTCCTGACAGTGGAAG ACATATCCCACCTTAATACTACACAAAATGAGCCAATCCCGACCTTGGGCGTCAATGACCTTTGCACAAACTTTAAATGTGAGAATGATGGCGTTTGCATTCTCCATAATGGCAAAGCTGAGTGCAG GTGTCCGTCAGGGGAAGACTGGTGG